The Christiangramia salexigens genome includes the window AGAGGAAAGATATTCTGTATCCGGATCATTTGCCATTAGCTTTTTGATCTGATCTTCCTCTTTTGCGATCATTTTTTTGTTAAGCGCAACAGATTCGTCGATATATGATCCACTACTTCTGGAAACCGGATATCTTGCTTCGGGAGATTTACACGCCGAAACTATCAGTATTAATAGTATTATTGGTTTTATCTTCATTTTGCTAATTGATCTCTGTATTGTGGTAAGATCGTATTGAACTTAACAATGGTATCATTGAGCGAGATATTGCTTTTACCACCTGCAGCATTAATATGCCCGCCACCTTCAAAATGTGCACGTGCAAATTTATTCACATCAAAATCACCTTTAGATCTAAAAGACATTTTGATGAGGTTTTCATTTTCCTTTTCGATAAAAATGACGGCAAAAATTATACCTTCAAGCGATAACCCGTAATTCACAAATCCTTCGGTATCACCTTTCTTAAAATTATGGCGATCCAATTCTTCCTGAGATAAGCTAATGTATGCCGTTCTTAATTCGTGATTCACCTTTAAATTCTTCAAAGCTGTACCCAGTAACTGAAGTTTGTTCTCAGAATTTGTATCGAATATATTGTTATGTATCTCTGCGTTCTTAGCACCTTTATCCATAAGATCAGCGATCACCCTGTGAGTATCACTCGAAGTGGAGCTGAACCTGAAGGAACCTGTATCTGTCATTATTCCGGTGTAAAGACATGTTGCAATCTCCGGAGTGATCTTCTTGGATGCCCTTAGTTTATCTATAAAGTTATAAACCATCTGGCAGGTTGAGCTCATCGTTGAATCACTATAGGTATAATCTGCGTAATCTGACGGTTCCTGGTGATGATCTATCATCACGAAAACAGCTTTTGAAGCGAGCATGGAGTCCTGCATTTCCCCACAACGGGACAGATTGTTGAAGTCCAATGTGAAAACTATATCGGCCTCGGCGATAAGTCCGTCTGAACGTTCCTTTTCATGTTCATAAATAATAACTTCATCGTTGCCGGGAAGCCATTTTAGAAAATTAGGGTA containing:
- a CDS encoding DHH family phosphoesterase, producing the protein MIDTRILEITAELAKAENIVIVPHKGPDGDAMGSSLGLYHFLKDKGHHVKVIAPNDYPNFLKWLPGNDEVIIYEHEKERSDGLIAEADIVFTLDFNNLSRCGEMQDSMLASKAVFVMIDHHQEPSDYADYTYSDSTMSSTCQMVYNFIDKLRASKKITPEIATCLYTGIMTDTGSFRFSSTSSDTHRVIADLMDKGAKNAEIHNNIFDTNSENKLQLLGTALKNLKVNHELRTAYISLSQEELDRHNFKKGDTEGFVNYGLSLEGIIFAVIFIEKENENLIKMSFRSKGDFDVNKFARAHFEGGGHINAAGGKSNISLNDTIVKFNTILPQYRDQLAK